The genomic window AGAAAACCCAGTGTCCCTGAGAATCTGGGTCCAGAGTGCAAGAGGCACACACAATGTGGGATGGGCCGCAGTGAGAGCTCAGTTACCTTGTTAGCATTTCTGTCACCTGCTCACTCACTTGCCACCGCTGGTGGTGGCCCCATTACAGACTGCCTCTCACatccctgccccttctcccctccctcattCACCTTCCTTTCCTTGTGGGCagttcccccagcaccccctgcccctcacTTAGACCTTGgtgactttgatttttaaaatatattttgggggatctgagcaatagtacagcagattggacttgcattcggccaacccgggtttgatccctcgcatcccatatagtcccctgagcatggccagagtaattcctgagttcagagctaggaatgacccctgaacattgatggctgtgacccaaaaaagccaacccccccccaaaaaaaaagccccaaaaatGTATTATCCTGGACTAAAGTATAATACAAGAGTTATAGCACACTCCTTGCTTGCAGCTGAATCTGGTTTTGCATGcaccaggaatagctcctaagcactgtgtggcccaaaatgcacACATATTTTGTTATAAAGAACTTTATTAAGAAAGGGAGAAATTGGAATGGGTTCTGATCAGATTAGAGCATaatctaaattttaataaaattttaattttttataattatctgGTGGTTAGATACCAGAATATACTATTTTACCTCTTAGCCAGTGGATTGGGGTTTTTTCTGGGGTGGGACGAATTTTCCTGGTGCAGGTTTGCATAAAAGGTTGTGGACAGTTGTTTTCCCCCAGTATTCTCGAGTGGACTCTGCTGGCTCATAAACTCTGTGTGCtggtgtgcatgtgcctgtgagGGTACTTTAGTGTGCCTGCATGTGTACTGTATGTGCTGATGTGCATGTGCCTGAGGGTACCTGCATGTGTGGAGGTATGCATGTGCCTGCGTGTGTGCTGGTGTGCATGTACCTGACGGTACCTGCATCTGTGCATGTACCTGCATGTGTGCTGGTGTGAATGTGCCTGAGGGTGCTTGCATGTGTGCAGGTGCTCATGTTTTTGAGGGTGCCTCACTCCTGGGTCATTGTGTGTGAAGCAAAATTTTACCAGGAATGATAGAAACGGGAGCAGCAGGAGGCTGATTTCCCTGGTGGAAAGGGAAGCCAGCCTTCACTTTAAAACAAACTGATCTTGGGATTCctctcatccgagtgtgtggctCACGGCCTGTCCCCCTGCAGCGCACCCACCGAATGCCAAAGGAGATCCGAGTGGAGCCACACAAGTTTGCTGCGGAGCTCATCCACCGCCTGGAGGCTGTGCAGCGCACGCGGGAGGCTGAGGAGAAGCTGGAAGAGCGGCTGAAACGAGTTCGGATGGTGAGGATACTTGGGGTACTTCTATTCCAACCTGATGGGTTGAGGGGTGTGCCGGCTCCTGCCTAAGCGACGTCTCTGCTTTGGATGCAGCAGATGTCAGGGTCAGAGGTTCCTGTTCCAGCTTCTGTGAGCTGGTTGCTTTGAGGGGACTGGTCTGCAGCAGACACCACATGCCTGTGCTCAGAGACAGCCCTCTGGGCAGCAGGCTGCGGGTAAAGTACAGCTCCTGAGGAGCCCACACACAAGTGCCCCATCCTTTGCAGAGTGTTCCCACTAGCACTCATGCCCTTGAGCACATGGAACTGTTTTCTGCATGTGCAGCACAGGAGCTGCTGTGGGAGCCACAATCAGACAGGATTCAGAGAGCCAGGGGAGGTTTCACTTGCCTTTTCCTGTGGCAGCTTCCCAGCACGCCCTTGCCAGACCACTGGTGAGGTCTGTGTCCTCGCCAGCACCTCCCCCAGGGTGGGTCTTTTAGCTGTGTGGCTGCAGCGCTCTGGCAGCCTTCTGTGAAAAGGCCAGCTCTGGCACAGTTGCTGTGGAACCCTGTGTTTCAGCTGGAGCTGTATTCTGGtttgccttcatggcagagctgGCGCCTCACTTTACACAAGCATTGTCTCCATGTGAGGGTTGCTCCAGGGATGTCACCATGactattttggggtggggtgttACTGCCAGTGGTGCTGAGGCTGCGCAGTGCCCAGGACTAACCCTAGGACTCCCACATGCTAAatctgcactccagccctctgagctgtttCCCCAGACCTTCAGTGAGCTGCTAAGAACAAGCTTTTGCTATAACATGGCTAGTGTTGTGGGAATCTTGGGAAGATTTGCTGAAATCAACTCCCGTGATTTCCTCTGCAGATCTGGATCCTGGCTTACTGGCTGTATATGCCCATGTCCTGGGGGTTTGAGATtcggggtgtttttgtttttgtttttgagtcacacacagagatgcacaggggttactcctggctcatgcactcaggagttaatcctggtggtgctcgggggaccatatgggatgctgggaatcgaacccaggttggccgtgtgcaaggaaaacgccctgtccgctgtgctatcgctccagccccttggggtaTTTTTAGAGCAGTTTCGATGATGATCTTGGCATATTGTCTGTCCTGGGAGTGCACTGTGACAGTGCCTCTGCTGTCCCAGAGGCTCCGAGAGACACACTTTCTCAGTGGGAGATGCACTTTCTAAGTGGCCAGGTCAGGAGGACAGTAGCCCTCGCCTCAGCCGGGCTGCAGCAGGAGGCCTAGTCGGGGGCTTTCCTTGGTAGAATCATTCCCACAGTCCCTCCTCCGTTCAGGGTGCTGCACAGCTTCTGCTGGAGTCACAGTTGGAGAGAAAACACttcaggtttttcttttcttgctttgtggtgcacacccagtgatacacaggggttattcctggctcatacactcaggaattactcctggcggtgctcaggggaccatatgggatcctgggaatcgaaactgggtcggccacgtgcaaggcaaacaccctacccgctgtgctatcgctccagcccacttcagGTTTTTAATGAGCTCGATTTCATtgtaaaattggaaaaataaaaaatgttgactGAGGAACTAATAACATTTCGTGCTGGAGAACACAGTGTGTCAGGTGCTTCTCTGCATTCATCCAGGTCGGGTTGAATCCTGGTTCCCCATGTGATGCACTGGACACTGCCAGGGCTCAGAAAACAGAAAGAGGAAATACAGGAGCAGTAGAgcagtgaggggtggggaggctcAGATCTGAGAACCATCACAGGGAGCTGTAGCCCCAAGCTGCCTGTCTGTGATATATGATCTGTCACCTTCCCCCCACAGGAAGAAGAAGGTGAGGACGGTGATGGGCCGTCGGGGCTGACAGGCCCTTCCCACAAGCTGCCctcagcccctgcctggcaccactTCCCTCCCCGCTACATGGAGGCGGGCTGTGGGGGTCTGCGGGATGCGCACGAGGAGGACCCTGAGAGTATCCTGGATGAGCACGTGCAGCGTGTGCTCAGGACGCCCGGCTGCCAGTCGCCAGGGCCTGGCCGCCACTCCCCTGACAGCCTGCACATGCCTAAGATGCCGGGGGTATTGGGGGTGGCCGCCCCTGGGCACAGCAAGCACCTGCCCAAGTCCGGGGCCAAGCACAGCCaccaccacagccaccacagcGCCACCAGGCCCAAGGAGCAAGCTGAGGGCGAGACCGCCCGCCGTACACAAAGCAGCTTCCCGTGGGGCCCAGATCTGCACAGCGCTCACTCAGCCAAGCCCCGCAGCCACGCCGAGAGCCTGGGCACGGCGCCTGGGGCCAGTGACAGTCTAGCCCACGGGTGAGCACccctttctgcttctctcagGTTCTGCCATTCCTGGCCTGGGGTCAAAGCTGTGTCGTGAAGGCACCAGTCCCTGTGCAGTACCctaaaactgggctggagagggCTCAGGCTCTgcgtgcactgctgggtgtcacccccaaatcCTATTTCTGGCCCCAGAAAAGTTTTCACACTAAGGTCAGCTGTGGTAGATGGTGGTCACACCACTGCCACTGTTTGGGGGCCTGGGAGGACAAGGAGCAAGTCCTGTGGCCCAGCCCTGTGGGGTGCGGTGGGCAGGGGACAGACAAGCCTGCTGTGACCAGCTCTCACCATGACAGCGGGAAGACTGGTCTGACCTCCAAGCGGAGCGGCAGAAAGGCTGAGTCAGGGCGGAGTGGCGGCGCTGAGGGCCCTGGCCCCGCCGAGGAGGTGGAGAGGAACCAGAAGATCCTGCAGTGGATCATTGACGGAGAGAAGGAGATCagcagacacaggaagactggcCACGGGTGAGCCTCAGGCCTGGGAGCCCCATGGCATGGTCCGAGTCTGGTGCCTAGGTGTGATCAGGCTCACTGTGGCCCTCCCAGGACGGGCCCTGCTGGCACCTCTGTCACAAGTTAGTTTCTTGGCAGCAACACCTCCATGAGGGCTGACTTTAGCTACTGGGGATGGAGTTAGGCTGTCCCTGATGGGCGCTCCAGCAGACCCCCTGAGCTTCAACACCTGTGAGGTGGGAGAGGCCCTGGAGCACCTCCCAGCTGATCCCTCCCCAGGGGTGGGAGCAGGTAATGGGGCTGAACAGATCCACCCAGGTCACTGGTTCCTTCCTGTCGTGAAGGCACCGAGAACCCCCTGTGGGACCCCCTTGCCTCCCCATTCCCTCTTCTGGGGCTGTTTCCTCTGGCTGCGGGAATCAGCTGCCATGTgtggccaggcctggggctgctTCTCGCTTCCCACTTTGTTTTTCACCTCTCTCCTAGCTGTCCTGTGAGCTCAGACACAGGCTTCCCATGGGGCGGTCCTCTTTCATGGTGCTGCCAGAGGCCAAGTTTTCATCTCTTTATTTGGGGCTTCTGTGCTCTAGTCCTGACGCCCCTGGGCCAGCTGTCAGAGCTTTGCTTAGTGCCTGCCAGCAGCCCTGGCAATCAAATCGTGGTCTTGGCTGGGATACTGACTCAGGCTTTGCTGCAGGAACGCAGGTGTCACCCCTGGGTTCCTGCAGGAAACAAGGAGGAACCCATACTCGGAACCTGATGTTGGGAAAGCACTAAGCAGCCTCCTGgaccttttgtgtttgtgtgttaaCGGGGAACGAGAAACAATTCActtagctactgagagtagcagTATCCAATGTAAGGTTTTCAGACTTTCTGTTTCAGGGCTTTGTTTCGgggctttgtttctgttttcagcATGTATGGGGCTCTGAATGTGAACCCCAAGTACCATGGGCTGAGCGTACATGCTCAGGAGAGGCCCGGCCTTAGCTGTgtcagcagggccagagagagctccagGGACTGAATGCAGACTTGAATGTAGGAAGGAGACCACAGTTAGGTTTGGTTCggttttggatttggttttttagcctcacctgactgtgcttagggcttacacttggctgtTAAGAGACtattactggtggtgcttggggattatatgggatgcctggtatctaacctgggtcagccatgtttaatgcaagtgccctccctgctgtactattgctccagcccagagacccaagatttgatccccagatcaCCCAATCAGTAGTATCCCCCTTCACCTTTCAAGCAACTAAAGGTATTAGAAAACAGGAAAGGGAAGTCAATGTCTTGTAGGCCAGGAAGAATGGCTCTGCGGAACACAGGGACAGTTCTGCCCAAGGCACACACTGTGCCAGCTATCTCTTGCTAGGATCTCACATGCCTACCCTTGTTTTCTTATTCCCAAAGCTCTTCTGGGACCAAGAAACAGCAGGTCCATGAGAGCTCCAGGCCCTTGTCCATCGAGCGTCCTGGGGCTGTGCACCCCTGGGTCAGCGCTCAGCTCCGGAACTCGGTCCAGccctcacatctcttcattcaAGACCCCACGATGCCACCCAACCCAGCCCCCAACCCTCTGACCCAGCTCGAGGAGGCCCGTCGACGtctggaggaagaagagaagagagccaGCAAACTGCCTTCAAAGCAGAGGTTCGGGGTGTGGGGACACAGGCCTCTCCAGATGTCACTGCTGTCAGGGGTGCAGAGCTGTGCCCAGTGACTGAGAACTGGGTGGGGAAGGTGAATTGTCTTGTGCCTGTGATGTGGGTCCCAGACCCCTACCCCCAGCTACCCTGCAGAGCCGCCATACTCTGGTCTTGCAAACACCAATGCCTGCCATGGGGGTGGACTTCCTGAGGGCCTTCCATGAGGCCTGTGTACAGGCGTGGGTTGTATGCACGGACATGGGTCCCGCCAGTGCATCCCCTCTTAATCTGAAATGGGGTGCTGAGTCTTCACTCAGCCCTCGGATGTGGGGATCTTGTCCAGGGTGAGGGACTTGGGGGCAGCTGGGCTCCATGGGGCCAAGGGGTGGCATGGCCCAGAGTCCAGACTTGCTGGTGCAGGGCTGAGGTCCTCTACAGAGGCCTCCGCTGGAGCGAGGGGACAGGCCCAGGGCTCCTGACGGAGATCCACACTCGGGGATCCTGGCCTGACAGAAGCCACTTGTGTGGCTGGACTCAGGGTTTGCTGCACCCTGAAAAAGGCGTGGCCAGCTCATCTCCCCGAAGGCTCTCCCCCTGTGGGGAGCTGTGCGATGACAGAGATGGAGTACCCACTGCATCCCACCTGGAGCTCTCCaagaccattcctggtggtgcttggggaccatgtgggatgccgaccCAGCCATTGCCGAGCCCAGAGCATGCAGAGTGGCTGTTCTAGAGGGACAGCTGGACATAGGCCTTCCCCTCTGTCAGGGACACCACCTGACACGTGGTGCCAGGACCTGCAGGCCAGCAAGGGGCAGCTTTGCCTCTGcagccccttccttcctcttctgccCTCTGCTCCCTTCCCCACTCCTTTCCTGTGCTGCCTCAGGGTTCAGCTGTGACCAGCCCTGCTCAGACAGGTGGGGGGCACATCCACAGGACACAGGCAGAGATGGGGACCCACAGCCAGCCCCCCGTTCCTGCCAGGCCGTTGGATCTTGAAACCTCCTCATCAAGCCACTGTGTGACCCTGGAAGAGGTGGGGAACCCAGAGTCTCTGacctggaaggaaggaagcaggtgtCAGCCCCTGAGCTGCAGAGAGAGAAGGGCTGTGCCAGGCCATCCCAGGCACCCTGCAGTGAGGCCACAGAGGCTGCTGGTGGCCCAGGCCAGCAGCCGCTCAACTCAGTGCTGGACCGACTCCCCTGACTGCCCCACCATGGACGGGCTTGTTTCCGGGTGGATCCAGTCTGCGCTTGCCAAGTGTCTGCCTGACCTGTCAATACAGGAATGACCACACCCACCCTGCAGCCTCCCAGGGTCCACTGTTGTACACACCAAGTGCCAGTTTGGGGCTGGACAGTGTGAACAATGGACGCTGCATGCGTCCTGGCTGTAcatgtgagccctgagcagcacccctTGGCCCCGTCCCATGTGGGGCACCGCACTCACCCCGTGTTTCCCCGCAGGACCAAGTCCCAGAGGAAGGGCGGTGGTGGCGGCCAGCCCTGTGACAGCATTGTCGTGGCCTACTACTTCTGCGGAGAGCCCATTCCCTATAGGACACTCGTGCGGGGCCGTGCCGTCACCCTAGGCCAGTTCAAGGAGCTACTGACCAAGAAAGGCAGCTACCGGTAAGAACCTGGCAGACTGTCCCCACCACGTCCCTCCCTGACCCCTTGAGCACCAGTAGGCGTGGCCCCAACAAGCCCCATGTCCTCCATTTCTAAGCTCTTTCCTGCTGGCTCCACCACGGGAACACAGGACCGGGGCACAATTCCTTTGGCTGTGAGAGGGGTTCTGGAGGGGTGTCACCACAGAGGGGTGGTGGGTTCAGCCCTTGGGATCCGACTTGGTGCTCCAAAGCACCCCAGAGACCAAGGCAGGAGTTCCGCGCAGCAGTAAActaacacctcccctcccctgcctggtaGATACTACTTCAAGAAAGTGAGCGATGAGTTTGACTGTGGAGTGGTATTCGAGGAGGTCCGGGAGGACGAGGCCATCCTGCCCGTCTTTGAGGAGAAGATCATCGGCAAAGTGGACAAGCTGGACTGATCACAGCCTTCACAGTGCCACGTGCTGCCACGCATATGGCCGATTCCTTTCCGGGGGGGGGATGCCTTGGGCTGCCTTTGGGCGCTCATCTGTCCAGGTGGACAGGGTCCCTCCAGTGACCTCGCATGCTCCTGCCCCCTGTTGGCAAGGAGGGAGCCTGCCCTTGCCTCCGGAGCAATACTTGGGAAGCCCATGAGGCCAGCCCTAGCACTCAAGCCAGGCTCTGTGCCTCCTGGTCTCCTTGTGGTCTCGCCAGGACAGGCCCAGGGCCTCTGCTTGTCCACGTCACCGAGTGCCTTTGACAGTGTTGGTGCAGCTGTGCGGATCCGGCCACGGCGCCTGCTGGGCcagcctctccagcccccgggcccACAGCTCAGCGGGCCCATGTAAATATGTACATTTCTCAGGCCAGGGTCAGCAAGGGCTGCCCCAGGCCCATTTTTCATGCGCTGACTTGTACAATTATCTTTTCAAAGGTACTTGGATAATAATAAAGCTTTTTTTGACCTTCCCTAGCTGTAGTGAGTGTTTCTGCTGCTCCCATGTCTGGAGCCATGTGGTAGGGCCCTGCAGAGGGTGGGCCATGGTCAGTGGCAATGCCTGAGCAGGTGTGCCCAGACCCCCTTGAGGGACCCACCCAAGAGGGCTCAGGAACCACACAGTAGTCCAGAACCACCCAGAACAAGCCTTTTATTTGGGTGCACAGAGGCCCGGATGCGGATGTGGGGGCCCTACAGCTCCTCCTTGGGCTCCCGCGTGGAATTGGCTGGGGTCTCCTGCAAATATCAGGTACAGCTTAAAGTGGGGCTTCCCTTTGGCCCCACGCCAGCACCCAAGAGGCCTGGAGCCATCAAGGCACCCACCGAAGCTGGTTCCTCCACAGGCAGCTCGCCCCCACTGTCCAGGAACTTGGAAAATGTCTCCAGGTCTCTGGTGCTCTTATACTCAATCACCTGAGAAGGGAGCAGTAGGGTGGGGGTGCACCCTCAGCCCCTTCCCAGACCAGCCCCTCCAGGGGTGCAGGTCCAGCATGCCCCCCGCCTCACCTTGCGCCCCTGGCCGGCAGGGAAGTACTTGAGTGTGGGGAAACCGTGAATGGTGAAGGCCTCTAGCTCGTTGGCCGTGGCATCCAGCTTGGCGATGATGATGTCCTCATGGTCCTTGTACTTCTCAGCCAGTGCCTCCCAGGCCGGGGCCATCTCTTTGCAGTGGGTGCACCAGGGGGCATCTGAGGTAGGGGCACATTGGCAAAATCAATGGGCATCCCCATGTCTGCCCTCCCATTGCCCCACCTGACACTCACAGAACTTTACAAACACATTCTTGGTCTCATCAAAAACCACCTGCTCGAAATTCTTGCCCACGAGAATCTTGACTGGCTGCTGGTCCCAGTCCGGGGGGATGTCCTGGCTCTTGAGATAGGGCTGGGGAGTACCAGTCAGGTGTTTCTCTGGgctctctcctaagagctgcccccacccccccaggtgcCACTGAGCAGCAGACCTTAAGCTTGCCATCGAGGACTGAGTGGCAGAAGGCAGTGACAGAGGCTGCAGTGACAGGGGTCCCATCCGTGACAGCATACTTCTTGGTGGTCTCCACGTTGATGAAGCGCAGGGTGGGGGCCTCCTCGGCCTTGAGGCCAAAATACTGCAGCACGTGGTCATTGTCTGCAGCCACATCCACTACTACGAAGAGCACCTGCCAGCAGGCGGTCCGAGCTGGGTCCACTCCCACCCCGTCactggcccccccgccccccttgccCCCATGCCCTACCAGTACCTGCCCCCGGAATGGTGGAGCCGCCTCCCCAAAGCCGGCCAGCAGCTCCCTGTGGGGGCTTAGTGTCTGGTTGACGAACAGCAGCAGGTGGTTCAGGATCCGAGCCCCAAAGATCTTGGGTGATGTCTGTGgatgggtggggtttggggtcagGGCGGTACTGCTGGGCACCTGCCCTGCTTGTGTCCGCGCCCCCCTACTCACCTTGCTGTTGAACTCGGTCACCAGTCGCATGCTATGTATGAGGAGGAAGCGGGACAAATCCCCCTGGTCCAAACCCAGCTCCTCATCCACAGGGAAGTCTGCTCGGCCCTCATCAAACTGAACAACACACACGGGTTCAGCTGGAGCCTCAGCCCTGGCCCCGACCCCCCGCAGCCCCAAACTACCTTCTTAAAGAGGACCACGGTGTCCTTTGTGAGGCTGAACTTCTGGAAGAGCTTCGGGCGGTCAGTGAAGCCGAAGGTCATGTCCAGGGCATCCTGGGCGAGGGCCAGGAAGGTGGCCACATCCTCGTCCTGCAGATCCTATAGCAGTCAACCCCACAAGTCTGGCTGCCACCTGGCCTGGCCACTCCAGCACCCGCTGCATGACCTGACCCCCTCCCTGCTCACCTGGAAAAAGCCAATGACTACCACATCCTGGGAATCGATCAGTGCCTGGGCCCCTTCCTCGTCCTCCAGCTGCGTGGCACTGGACCCCACCCGCCTTCTCAGCCACTCAGCAATGCCTTCAGCCTCCCGGGGGCCTGTGGGGAATTCCCTGAGTTGGAGTcagcccttccccccccacacacacacagacacacacatgccaacctgctgtgctgtatACCCCCAGTGTCCCTCATACCAACCTACTGTGTAGTCCCCATGCCAACCCATACTGTGTAGTGCTCCACACATGCCAACCAGTACTGTGTAGCCGCCTAGCCCCCCCATGCCAACCTGTACTATGTGCCCCCCATAAATGCTAAACTACGtttatgtgcacatacacacacctgtgtACTCACACGCTATGCTGACACCTGTGTACTCCtcccccacctacacacacaaacacgtccCCACCTGGTCCTTGTCCCCGCACCTGTGTACTCACACACCTATGTATTCATACCCTGTGTACTCCCCTGTCCACGCAAACCTGTGCACTCATGCCCGCACCTGTGTACTCCTCAGGGTGAGTGCGGTTCCCATCCCGGAAGAACTTGAGCGTGGGGTACCCCGTCACAGCAAACTCTTTGGTCAGCTCTGGCTCCGAGGGCCCGTCGACCTTGGCCAGCCGGACTTTGCTTGACTCTGCCGCCAGTAGCCCTGCTGCTTTGCTGTACTCGGGGGCCAGTGCCTTGCAGTGCCCACACCAGGGGGCGTCTGGGGAACAGGGCCATGAGTGCCCCAGCCCtggaccccatccccaccctgcttGGCCAGCTGCTCACTGAGGTCTGTCCCCCAGGTGCTGGACGGTGAGACCAGGCTCCCGAGGCAAGGCCAGCCCTATCCTGACATGGAGCTGCCCagcccccttcctccctgctccaGCGCTGGGCTCGGCCCGCTGGGAACTGCGTCAGCCTGCATGAAGAAGTGTGCAAAAGGCAAGGTCTGACCCTCGACCAAACATCTGCCAGACAGCAGCCCCTCACCCCTGGGCCTGGTCCCGCCACACACGTCACAGGGAAGCCCCCGCACCGCACTCACAGAACTCCACCAGCAGGGCGGGGTGCTCACGCAGTGCCCGGCCCAGGGTGCTCTGACTCAGCACTAAGACCCCATCCTCCTCCTGGGGGGGGTCCTCCggtgggggctcctcctggccccgCAGGCTCGGGGCCCGGAGCAGCAGCAGCACGAGCAGCAGCCAAGGCAGGGGCCTGCTGTCCATAGTGGTGccggggccctggggcaggggcagataAGGGGCCCAGGGGCCAAACAGCAGCTGCTACGTGGCACCCAGGTCGGGCACCTGGAGATaaacacccccctcccgccctgggGAGGGTAGGCAGACAGACGGGACACCAGAGGCAGGGACGCAGGTGACGTTTAATGAAGGTTGGGGCGTGTGCCAGGCCAAGGAGGAGGTGTCCCAGACCAGGGCAGGAGGGCGGGGTCTGGCCACAGAGTGGGGAAGGCTCATGACTGAGGTGGGGGCGACAGCCGGGGCGCTCAGCTCCTCCAGTCCTGGCTGAGGCGGAGCCCCCACTCCCAGGACATGTGCTCGTTCCTGTCATCATCCGTGAAGAAGGACCTGACCACATAGGCGCCCCGCACCAGCGCACCCCGGGGCGCTGCCTCCACCGCCGTGGTGAACTCGTACTCACGGGCGCTTGGGCCATAGCTGCCCACCATGTGCACGGCTTTATCCACTGGGGGAGAGTCAGGATCAGGAACATGCCCTGACCTGCCCATCCCCCACGCCCTGCACCCCTTCACTCCACACCCCTTTGCCCCATATTCCTGCATTCCATACCCCTGCACTCCTTCACTCCACACCCCTGCATCCCTTCACCCCACACCCTTGTACCCCACATCACTGCATCAAATGCTCCTGAACCCCTGAACCCCTTCAACCCC from Sorex araneus isolate mSorAra2 chromosome 4, mSorAra2.pri, whole genome shotgun sequence includes these protein-coding regions:
- the AXIN1 gene encoding axin-1: MSIQEQGFPLDLGASFTEDAPRPPVPGEEGELVSTDSRPINHSLCSGKGAGNRGETSTATPRRSDLDLGYEPEGSASPTPPYLKWAESLHSLLDDQDGINLFRTFLKQEGCADLLDFWFACSGFRKLEPCVSNEEKRLKLAKAIYRKYILDNNGIVSRQTKPATKSFIKDCVMKQQIDPAMFDQAQTEIQCTMEENTYPSFLKSDIYLEYTRTGSESPKLCSDQSSGSGTGKGIPGYLPTLNEDEEWKCDQDLDEDDGRDPAPPGRFTQKLLLETAAPRAASSRRYSEGRELRYGSWREPVNPYYVNSGYALAPATSANDSEQQSLSSDADSLSLTDSSLDGIPPYRTRKQHRREMQESVQANGRVPLPHIPRTHRMPKEIRVEPHKFAAELIHRLEAVQRTREAEEKLEERLKRVRMEEEGEDGDGPSGLTGPSHKLPSAPAWHHFPPRYMEAGCGGLRDAHEEDPESILDEHVQRVLRTPGCQSPGPGRHSPDSLHMPKMPGVLGVAAPGHSKHLPKSGAKHSHHHSHHSATRPKEQAEGETARRTQSSFPWGPDLHSAHSAKPRSHAESLGTAPGASDSLAHGGKTGLTSKRSGRKAESGRSGGAEGPGPAEEVERNQKILQWIIDGEKEISRHRKTGHGSSGTKKQQVHESSRPLSIERPGAVHPWVSAQLRNSVQPSHLFIQDPTMPPNPAPNPLTQLEEARRRLEEEEKRASKLPSKQRTKSQRKGGGGGQPCDSIVVAYYFCGEPIPYRTLVRGRAVTLGQFKELLTKKGSYRYYFKKVSDEFDCGVVFEEVREDEAILPVFEEKIIGKVDKLD
- the PDIA2 gene encoding protein disulfide-isomerase A2, which encodes MDSRPLPWLLLVLLLLRAPSLRGQEEPPPEDPPQEEDGVLVLSQSTLGRALREHPALLVEFYAPWCGHCKALAPEYSKAAGLLAAESSKVRLAKVDGPSEPELTKEFAVTGYPTLKFFRDGNRTHPEEYTGPREAEGIAEWLRRRVGSSATQLEDEEGAQALIDSQDVVVIGFFQDLQDEDVATFLALAQDALDMTFGFTDRPKLFQKFSLTKDTVVLFKKFDEGRADFPVDEELGLDQGDLSRFLLIHSMRLVTEFNSKTSPKIFGARILNHLLLFVNQTLSPHRELLAGFGEAAPPFRGQVLFVVVDVAADNDHVLQYFGLKAEEAPTLRFINVETTKKYAVTDGTPVTAASVTAFCHSVLDGKLKPYLKSQDIPPDWDQQPVKILVGKNFEQVVFDETKNVFVKFYAPWCTHCKEMAPAWEALAEKYKDHEDIIIAKLDATANELEAFTIHGFPTLKYFPAGQGRKVIEYKSTRDLETFSKFLDSGGELPVEEPASETPANSTREPKEEL